A stretch of the uncultured Campylobacter sp. genome encodes the following:
- a CDS encoding NAD(P)-binding domain-containing protein, producing the protein MSDVYDIIVIGGGPCGIATVVEARANGLKKVLLLEKGDNHSQTIRKFYKDNKRVDKEYKGQDSTIHGIVSFEDGTKESTLDYFDKLLDHDEIEAVFNSEVESVKKKDDLFFVHTAKGDYKAKNVMISIGKMGRPNKPDYKIPPSLNGVVNFNLNSCSSGEKVLVVGGGNSAVEYAIELCQYNKTTLAYRKDKFSRVNDVNLAALWELEKANKLKVRLNHDITEIENESGRVRAHFSNGKIRVYDRVVYAIGGSTPVDFLQKCGVELDADKDPIVNEHYESSVGGLYIGGDIVLKNGGSIVLALNHAHKVVQNIKEK; encoded by the coding sequence ATGAGCGATGTTTACGATATTATCGTTATCGGCGGCGGTCCTTGCGGTATCGCGACCGTCGTAGAGGCTAGGGCGAACGGATTAAAAAAAGTCTTGCTTCTCGAAAAGGGCGACAATCACAGTCAAACGATACGTAAATTTTACAAAGACAACAAGCGCGTGGACAAGGAGTACAAAGGTCAAGACAGCACCATCCACGGCATCGTGTCCTTTGAGGACGGTACGAAAGAAAGTACGCTTGATTATTTTGATAAGCTGCTAGACCACGACGAGATAGAAGCGGTTTTTAACTCCGAGGTCGAAAGCGTGAAAAAAAAGGACGATTTGTTTTTCGTACACACCGCAAAGGGCGACTACAAGGCCAAAAACGTTATGATAAGTATCGGTAAGATGGGGCGTCCAAACAAGCCGGACTATAAAATCCCGCCTTCGCTAAACGGAGTCGTAAATTTTAATCTAAACTCCTGTTCCAGCGGCGAAAAGGTGCTAGTCGTCGGCGGCGGAAACTCGGCCGTAGAGTACGCTATCGAGCTGTGCCAATACAACAAAACTACGCTAGCGTACCGTAAGGACAAATTTAGCCGCGTAAACGACGTAAATTTAGCCGCGCTTTGGGAGCTGGAGAAGGCAAATAAGCTAAAAGTCCGCCTAAATCACGATATCACCGAGATAGAAAACGAATCAGGACGCGTTAGGGCGCACTTTTCAAACGGTAAAATCAGAGTCTACGACAGAGTCGTCTACGCTATCGGCGGCTCGACTCCGGTGGATTTTTTACAAAAATGCGGAGTAGAGCTTGATGCGGATAAAGATCCTATCGTAAACGAGCACTACGAAAGCAGCGTCGGCGGGCTGTATATCGGCGGCGACATCGTGCTAAAAAACGGCGGATCGATAGTGCTAGCGCTAAATCACGCGCATAAGGTAGTTCAAAACATTAAGGAAAAGTAG
- a CDS encoding vesicular transport factor Uso1p gives MRALNLVLFFICGCLLTLGGYYLYFEFSKQGGDQSAKQLAVQVMNVEELPKDELTQAKEDKNLTPQNRISPNLIDEKNLDANDTDAPVLGNESELKEQIRVLRAQNKLLYDDNLDLVGKNLEITNQLNEQKAELEARRKQAAGANDKQRLSTIDELNKKLAKAQEQNEKNKNLEQNLTSLRAEIKNLKAQLEKKQSEFDKSSAKTQNENQNALKRLEAQNDALKNEAQTSKAKFENELKTATAEAAKLKNENARLMSELGLKDSEIKRVSSEFNAQISSLQSSNKNQISSLEKELNAGKRKITELEASLEIANKKAESKDNLKAMNDELNTANSELNAKIEKQSQDFEKESQKLLAQIDALKIELENARQSAISTQNDYQAKIDELVEQSAKKDELLQKSDAKISELNESLIAQKELLADEIAAGKKNIQNYKILNNKITTLVDENLKSNESFKEQINELTNQIAKKDEEIAELKKQALNEAQNLNQTKENLAKTSAQRNLAKGEVSQIMAKNEELMSENENLKKIIQLNFRAEVPKKVVFIASVECTDMSAGSDKPTQTCKNKVSDFLQSYNSNYYFEITPIVSRGNFIATSKAAKTIPQDELEKIDSYANFGIGKERAKVAGELIKDEFGDFSRISYSNDIITSEDKQGFIIKVYR, from the coding sequence TTGAGAGCGTTAAATTTAGTCTTATTTTTTATCTGCGGTTGCTTGCTTACGCTTGGCGGTTATTATTTGTATTTCGAGTTTTCTAAACAAGGCGGCGACCAAAGCGCAAAACAGCTCGCCGTGCAGGTAATGAACGTCGAGGAACTGCCTAAAGACGAGCTTACGCAGGCTAAAGAAGATAAAAATTTAACCCCGCAAAATCGCATTTCGCCAAATTTGATAGATGAAAAAAATTTGGATGCAAACGATACCGACGCGCCCGTTTTGGGAAATGAGTCCGAGCTAAAAGAACAAATCCGCGTCCTGCGCGCGCAAAACAAGCTCCTATACGATGACAACCTCGATCTAGTCGGTAAAAACCTAGAGATAACAAATCAGCTAAACGAGCAAAAAGCCGAGCTGGAAGCTAGACGAAAGCAAGCCGCCGGCGCTAACGACAAACAGCGCCTAAGCACAATCGACGAGCTAAATAAAAAACTAGCCAAAGCGCAAGAACAAAACGAAAAAAATAAAAATTTAGAGCAAAATTTAACCTCGCTACGAGCAGAGATAAAAAATCTAAAAGCCCAGCTTGAAAAAAAGCAGAGCGAATTTGACAAATCAAGCGCTAAAACGCAAAACGAAAATCAAAATGCGCTAAAACGGCTAGAGGCTCAAAATGACGCGCTAAAAAACGAAGCGCAAACCAGCAAGGCAAAATTTGAAAACGAGCTAAAAACGGCAACGGCGGAGGCGGCGAAACTAAAGAACGAAAACGCAAGGCTAATGAGCGAACTGGGGCTAAAAGATAGCGAGATAAAGAGGGTTTCGAGCGAATTTAACGCTCAAATTTCATCCCTACAAAGCTCTAACAAAAATCAAATTTCATCGCTAGAAAAAGAGCTCAATGCGGGCAAAAGAAAAATAACCGAGCTTGAAGCAAGTCTTGAAATCGCAAATAAAAAGGCCGAGTCAAAAGATAATCTAAAAGCGATGAACGACGAGCTAAATACGGCAAATAGCGAGCTAAACGCGAAAATAGAAAAACAATCGCAGGACTTTGAAAAAGAATCACAAAAGCTTTTAGCTCAAATAGACGCGCTAAAAATAGAACTCGAAAATGCTCGTCAAAGCGCGATTAGCACTCAAAACGACTATCAAGCCAAAATAGACGAACTAGTAGAGCAATCGGCTAAAAAAGACGAGCTTTTGCAAAAATCGGACGCCAAAATCTCGGAGCTAAACGAATCGCTAATCGCCCAAAAAGAGCTGCTAGCAGACGAGATCGCCGCCGGTAAAAAAAATATCCAAAACTATAAAATTTTAAACAATAAAATTACCACTCTAGTCGATGAAAATCTAAAATCAAACGAGAGCTTCAAAGAGCAAATAAACGAGCTAACAAACCAAATAGCAAAAAAAGACGAGGAGATAGCGGAGCTAAAAAAGCAAGCGCTAAACGAGGCGCAAAACCTAAATCAAACAAAGGAAAATTTAGCTAAAACCAGCGCGCAAAGAAATCTCGCAAAGGGCGAAGTATCGCAAATAATGGCTAAAAACGAGGAGCTAATGAGCGAAAATGAAAACCTAAAAAAGATAATTCAGCTAAATTTTAGAGCCGAAGTACCCAAAAAGGTGGTTTTCATCGCCTCCGTCGAGTGCACGGATATGAGTGCGGGCTCTGATAAGCCGACGCAAACGTGCAAAAATAAAGTAAGCGACTTTTTGCAGAGCTATAATTCAAATTATTACTTTGAAATCACACCGATAGTAAGCCGCGGTAACTTTATCGCTACCTCAAAAGCAGCTAAAACTATCCCTCAAGACGAACTTGAAAAGATCGATTCGTATGCGAATTTCGGTATCGGCAAGGAGCGCGCTAAGGTCGCCGGAGAGCTGATAAAAGACGAATTCGGCGACTTTTCGCGTATATCTTACAGCAACGACATAATAACATCCGAGGATAAGCAGGGCTTTATCATAAAGGTCTATAGATGA
- the trpC gene encoding indole-3-glycerol phosphate synthase TrpC, with product MILDQIIERTKEDLAPRKSQTPFEKLQELAAKNPREIKDAAKALKSSSDEPYRIIAEVKKASPSKGLIRQNFAPVEIAKEYEKGGANAISVLTEPHFFKGNLEYLAAIRQASSLPLLRKDFIVDEYQILEALVYGADFILLIAKALSAGELKRLLDYARSLGLEALVETHDEEDVEKSNFARAKIVGVNHRNLSTFEMDMSLCEKLFSKIKNVSVIVAESGIYEHSQLKELHAQGADAFLIGEHFMRQEDLAKAVKTVKEG from the coding sequence ATGATACTAGATCAGATAATCGAACGAACTAAAGAGGACTTGGCGCCACGAAAATCGCAAACGCCTTTTGAAAAGCTTCAAGAGCTCGCGGCCAAAAATCCTCGCGAGATAAAAGATGCGGCAAAAGCGCTAAAAAGCAGCTCAGACGAGCCGTATCGCATTATCGCCGAGGTCAAAAAAGCAAGCCCTAGCAAGGGGCTGATAAGGCAAAATTTCGCGCCCGTAGAGATAGCCAAAGAGTATGAAAAGGGCGGCGCAAACGCTATCTCGGTTCTAACCGAGCCGCATTTTTTTAAAGGAAATTTAGAATATCTAGCCGCTATCAGACAGGCAAGCTCGCTACCGCTACTTCGCAAGGATTTTATCGTAGACGAGTATCAAATTTTAGAAGCGCTCGTTTACGGAGCCGACTTTATCTTGCTTATCGCAAAGGCTCTTAGCGCGGGCGAGTTAAAGCGGCTGCTTGATTATGCGCGCTCTTTAGGGCTTGAGGCACTAGTGGAGACGCACGATGAAGAGGACGTAGAAAAGTCAAATTTCGCACGCGCAAAGATAGTCGGGGTAAATCACCGAAATTTAAGCACGTTTGAGATGGATATGAGCCTTTGCGAGAAGCTGTTTTCTAAAATCAAAAATGTAAGCGTCATCGTCGCCGAAAGCGGTATCTACGAGCATTCACAGCTAAAAGAGCTTCATGCGCAAGGAGCCGACGCGTTTTTGATAGGCGAGCATTTTATGAGGCAAGAGGACTTGGCAAAAGCCGTAAAAACCGTAAAGGAGGGCTAG
- a CDS encoding YkgJ family cysteine cluster protein has product MNLLRQSGFSYEFDASKCERCGGKCCTGESGYIWISSAEISALAEHLKISEDDFRSRFLDKFGYKFSLKEKPYEGGFACVFFDETAKNCSVYDFRPSQCRTFPFWDYFKDKINELEKECAGIKRF; this is encoded by the coding sequence GTGAATTTGCTAAGACAAAGCGGCTTTAGTTATGAATTTGACGCTAGCAAATGCGAGCGGTGCGGCGGCAAATGCTGCACGGGAGAAAGCGGCTATATATGGATAAGCTCGGCTGAAATTTCGGCGCTGGCGGAACATTTAAAAATAAGCGAGGATGATTTTAGATCGCGATTTTTAGATAAATTCGGATACAAATTTAGCCTCAAAGAAAAGCCCTATGAGGGCGGATTTGCGTGCGTATTTTTTGACGAAACGGCAAAAAACTGCTCGGTTTACGACTTTCGCCCGAGCCAGTGCCGCACCTTTCCGTTTTGGGACTATTTTAAGGATAAAATCAATGAATTGGAGAAAGAATGCGCGGGAATAAAGCGATTTTAA
- a CDS encoding methyltransferase, which translates to MIITQPKNGYRYNSDTMFLYDFIREGGVRGEVLDVGCGSGVLGLLLKRDFPKISLSLLDILEANVNLAAANASQNGLEAEFITADLAKFKSEKRYDLIVSNPPFYHDGAKKSENEHLRTARYSENLPLRELVGRANSLLKPRGVFSFCYDAKRLAEILLCLSEFKFTLTRLCFVHPKADAAANLALIEAKKSSKSLAQILPAIFVFEGGVYSKKAAQIFAAANMQSKDAAE; encoded by the coding sequence ATGATAATCACTCAGCCTAAAAACGGCTACCGCTACAACAGCGACACGATGTTTTTGTACGACTTCATCCGTGAGGGCGGAGTGCGCGGCGAGGTGCTAGACGTTGGCTGCGGTAGCGGGGTTTTGGGACTGCTTTTAAAGCGCGATTTTCCTAAAATTTCGCTTAGCTTACTCGATATTTTAGAAGCTAACGTAAATTTAGCCGCCGCAAACGCTAGCCAAAACGGGCTTGAAGCCGAGTTTATAACGGCTGATCTTGCTAAATTTAAGAGCGAAAAAAGATATGATCTCATCGTCTCAAACCCGCCTTTTTATCACGACGGCGCGAAAAAAAGTGAGAACGAACACCTTCGCACCGCTAGATACAGCGAAAATTTGCCCCTTAGAGAGCTTGTAGGTAGGGCAAATTCGCTCCTAAAGCCGCGCGGAGTTTTTAGCTTTTGTTACGACGCTAAGCGCCTAGCTGAAATTTTGCTTTGTTTGAGCGAGTTTAAATTTACGCTTACCAGGCTTTGCTTCGTGCATCCAAAAGCAGACGCCGCGGCAAATTTAGCGCTCATCGAAGCTAAAAAAAGCTCAAAATCCTTAGCTCAAATTTTGCCTGCGATTTTCGTTTTTGAAGGCGGAGTTTATAGCAAAAAAGCGGCCCAAATTTTTGCTGCGGCAAATATGCAAAGCAAGGACGCGGCGGAGTGA
- a CDS encoding HIT domain-containing protein, producing MDHICAPWRSEYFGKKEQGCVFCNVVNHPEKDAQTGVLFRAKRCFGIMNLYPYTPGHFMVIPYVHTDNIESLDEQTWSEMSAYVREGVKILKRELNAAGVNIGMNLGKAGGAGIAEHVHYHLVPRWSGDTNFITSIAEVRVNGVPFTPLYEKLKAAFADVCFNER from the coding sequence ATGGATCACATTTGCGCGCCGTGGAGGAGCGAATATTTCGGTAAAAAGGAGCAGGGCTGCGTCTTTTGCAACGTCGTAAATCATCCCGAAAAAGACGCCCAGACTGGCGTTTTGTTCCGCGCAAAGCGGTGTTTTGGGATCATGAATCTCTACCCGTATACGCCAGGGCACTTTATGGTGATACCTTACGTGCACACCGATAATATCGAAAGCCTAGACGAGCAGACGTGGTCGGAGATGAGCGCTTATGTGCGCGAGGGCGTGAAAATTTTAAAACGCGAACTAAACGCGGCGGGCGTAAATATCGGGATGAATCTAGGCAAAGCAGGGGGTGCGGGTATCGCAGAGCACGTACACTATCATCTAGTGCCGCGATGGAGCGGAGATACGAACTTTATCACGTCTATCGCCGAGGTGCGCGTAAACGGCGTGCCTTTTACTCCGCTTTACGAGAAGCTAAAAGCCGCGTTTGCGGACGTTTGCTTTAATGAGCGGTAA
- a CDS encoding ankyrin repeat domain-containing protein, translated as MRFILPIFLSFSFVFADFSCDDALAEKQRFFSQNLTFSGEFEPSCNDSILGIKEAQILLSAAQKIRAESLACVGNLATKNLNEFKFKILKASYAPEIYAKELESPDEYEKLVSQNRARLRYWGHQSLSNFTVFKDFNKDYNAVLGLLVNYYKSNFKIDEGSAIYYASKVANEFLKFAAATLQNGDMDELARKVSDPTFTKYGINEAIYSGAVSQASLQNAFNAALLYEKSEDVIREFLRAGVNLNYGFESPLFFALKNLNNVKLLVSSGADVNYENLLGITPLFKAVQLNDINLVKFLLKNGALVNKRLIDVSTKLAYSSNLSVQLPSFVKLCDFDAASKSVLMSAAGAADVEILQLLVDNGADVQAVDDNGLNALDYAIIGKKEINAQYLRAMGLESNLITE; from the coding sequence ATGAGATTTATTTTGCCGATATTTTTGTCATTTTCTTTTGTTTTTGCAGATTTTAGCTGTGATGATGCTTTGGCCGAAAAGCAGCGATTTTTCTCTCAAAATTTAACATTTTCGGGAGAATTTGAGCCAAGCTGCAATGACTCTATCCTAGGGATAAAAGAGGCTCAAATTTTACTCTCGGCCGCTCAAAAGATCCGCGCCGAAAGCCTTGCTTGCGTCGGAAATTTAGCGACTAAAAATTTAAACGAGTTTAAATTTAAGATACTAAAAGCCTCCTATGCGCCCGAAATTTACGCCAAAGAGCTAGAGAGTCCAGACGAATACGAAAAACTCGTATCGCAAAACAGAGCCAGGCTTCGCTACTGGGGACATCAAAGTTTAAGTAACTTCACGGTTTTTAAGGACTTTAACAAAGACTACAACGCCGTCTTGGGGCTGCTGGTAAACTACTACAAATCAAATTTCAAAATAGACGAAGGCAGCGCGATTTATTATGCTTCAAAGGTCGCAAACGAGTTTTTAAAATTTGCCGCCGCGACTCTGCAAAACGGCGATATGGATGAGCTTGCGAGAAAAGTTAGCGACCCGACCTTTACAAAATACGGCATAAATGAGGCGATATATTCTGGCGCCGTGTCGCAAGCCTCGCTACAAAACGCCTTTAACGCCGCGCTTCTTTACGAAAAAAGCGAGGACGTGATAAGAGAGTTTTTGCGTGCGGGGGTAAATTTAAACTACGGCTTTGAGAGTCCGCTGTTTTTCGCTCTTAAAAATTTAAATAACGTAAAGCTCCTGGTTTCTAGCGGAGCGGACGTAAACTACGAAAATCTGCTCGGTATCACTCCGCTTTTTAAGGCCGTACAGCTAAACGACATAAATTTGGTCAAATTTCTGCTCAAAAACGGAGCGCTGGTAAACAAAAGGCTGATAGACGTGAGCACGAAGCTTGCCTATAGCTCAAATTTGAGCGTCCAACTGCCGAGCTTCGTGAAACTCTGCGACTTTGACGCGGCGTCAAAAAGCGTACTGATGAGCGCGGCGGGGGCGGCTGATGTGGAGATATTGCAGCTTTTGGTAGATAACGGCGCGGACGTGCAGGCAGTTGATGATAACGGACTAAACGCCCTAGACTACGCGATCATCGGTAAAAAAGAGATCAACGCGCAGTATCTAAGGGCGATGGGGCTTGAGTCAAATTTGATCACCGAATAA
- a CDS encoding 3-deoxy-7-phosphoheptulonate synthase class II — MWSRDSWRKFNILQQPSYPDEALLKKAEDKLKTMPPLVFAGEARNLKQDLAKVCNGEAFLLQGGDCAESFSNFNAVNIRDMFKVMLQMAIVLTFAGRCPVVKVGRVAGQFAKPRSSDYEEQGGVKLPSYRGDIINGFEFNQDARVPDPNRMIEAYYQSASTMNLLRAFSRGGLADLHEVNRWNLGFIKKPELDAKYGELARQLSQTLAFMGACGINASNTPALSETKVYTSHEALLLPYEEALTREDSLTGDWYDCSAHMLWIGERTRGINDAHVHFLSGVHNPLGVKIGPNATAQDVITLANALNPQNEAGRLNVIIRMGADKIGEKLPKILREVKREGLNIVYSIDPMHGNTIKAANGYKTREFDKILAEVQSFFEIHRAEGTHAGGVHLEMTGQDVTECTGGSFKLNESDLAHRYETQCDPRLNADQSLELAFLIAEFLKKI; from the coding sequence ATGTGGAGTAGAGATTCGTGGAGAAAATTTAATATCTTACAGCAGCCAAGCTACCCCGACGAGGCCTTGCTAAAAAAGGCCGAGGATAAGCTAAAGACGATGCCGCCGCTAGTTTTTGCAGGCGAGGCTAGAAACCTAAAGCAAGACCTTGCTAAGGTTTGCAATGGCGAGGCGTTTTTGCTGCAAGGGGGCGACTGCGCGGAGAGTTTTTCAAATTTTAACGCCGTAAATATCCGCGATATGTTTAAAGTGATGTTACAAATGGCGATCGTTTTAACCTTTGCTGGACGCTGCCCCGTCGTAAAAGTAGGGCGAGTGGCGGGTCAGTTTGCCAAGCCTAGAAGCTCGGACTACGAGGAGCAAGGCGGCGTAAAGCTACCCAGCTACCGCGGCGACATCATAAACGGCTTTGAATTTAACCAAGACGCCCGCGTGCCCGATCCAAATCGCATGATCGAGGCGTATTATCAAAGCGCGTCCACGATGAACCTGCTTCGCGCCTTTTCTCGCGGCGGTCTAGCCGATCTGCACGAGGTAAATCGCTGGAACCTAGGCTTTATCAAAAAGCCCGAGCTTGACGCTAAATACGGCGAGCTAGCCAGGCAGCTGAGCCAAACTCTAGCGTTTATGGGAGCTTGTGGTATAAATGCCTCAAACACGCCCGCGCTTAGCGAAACTAAGGTCTACACCTCGCACGAGGCGCTCTTGCTGCCGTACGAGGAGGCGCTCACTAGAGAGGATAGCCTCACCGGCGACTGGTACGACTGCTCGGCGCATATGCTCTGGATCGGCGAGCGTACTCGCGGCATAAACGACGCTCACGTGCATTTTCTAAGCGGCGTGCACAATCCTCTTGGCGTCAAGATCGGGCCAAACGCTACCGCGCAGGACGTTATAACGCTCGCAAATGCGCTAAATCCACAAAATGAAGCGGGTAGACTAAACGTAATAATTAGAATGGGCGCGGATAAAATCGGCGAGAAACTGCCTAAAATCCTACGCGAAGTAAAACGCGAAGGCCTAAACATCGTCTATAGTATCGATCCGATGCACGGCAACACGATAAAAGCCGCAAACGGCTACAAAACGCGCGAATTTGACAAAATCCTAGCCGAAGTGCAGAGCTTTTTTGAGATACATAGAGCCGAAGGCACGCATGCGGGTGGCGTGCATCTAGAGATGACGGGTCAGGACGTGACCGAGTGCACGGGCGGATCGTTTAAGCTAAACGAAAGCGATCTAGCCCACAGATACGAGACGCAGTGCGATCCGCGCCTAAACGCCGACCAGTCGCTAGAACTAGCGTTTTTAATCGCTGAGTTTTTAAAGAAAATTTAG